The Coregonus clupeaformis isolate EN_2021a chromosome 18, ASM2061545v1, whole genome shotgun sequence genome has a segment encoding these proteins:
- the LOC121530838 gene encoding zinc finger and BTB domain-containing protein 34-like: MDDGSAYIEFDVPEFSNTVLNQLNELRLQGKLCDIIVHIQGQPFRAHKAVLAASSPYFRDHSALGTMSGLSISVIKNPEVFEQLLAFCYTGRMSLQLKDVVSFLTAASFLQMQAIIDKCTQILEGIHSKISIPSSATSPEKEGSQASRNGVKDSSLFINPTQISPPYYSRHSIEARSELAAGKGHGRARYQEEGQSDRGSSDGVSEQEAAMEGETEQVELIGKDGQVTDVHVKLEKTDRPSYSDSSSAGDDGYHTELVDGEQVLAVSVGSYGPVIQPAGYTYSGLSSPCFVSLSSSSPSRSMLSGFRGGRARAKRPPVTIPAEILSQLKPGNTEDSSEAVLGQAGFENDVRERSLRSQWYPYNERLICIYCGKSFNQKGSLDRHMRLHMGITPFVCKFCGKKYTRKDQLEYHIRGHTDNKPFHCQICGKCFPFQGTLNQHLRKKHLGASEGPNHMDSPERTEGISGQKDPEDASEGMAFETQYTEEAPANNMEESSKCSPEEAEASRNDF; encoded by the coding sequence ATGGACGACGGCAGTGCCTACATAGAGTTTGACGTGCCGGAGTTTAGCAACACCGTCCTCAACCAGCTCAATGAGTTGCGACTGCAGGGGAAGCTATGTGACATCATCGTTCACATCCAGGGCCAGCCGTTCCGTGCCCACAAGGCCGTGCTGGCGGCCAGCTCGCCGTACTTCCGCGACCACTCAGCCCTGGGCACCATGAGTGGCTTGTCCATCTCCGTCATCAAGAACCCTGAGGTGTTTGAGCAGCTGCTGGCCTTCTGCTACACTGGCCGCATGTCCCTGCAGCTTAAGGATGTCGTCAGCTTCCTCACAGCAGCAAGCTTCCTGCAGATGCAGGCCATCATCGACAAGTGCACCCAGATCCTGGAGGGCATCCACTCCAAGATCAGCATCCCCTCCAGCGCCACCAGCCCAGAAAAGGAGGGCTCCCAGGCCAGCCGTAACGGTGTCAAAGACAGCAGCCTCTTCATCAACCCCACACAGATCTCCCCCCCGTACTACTCCAGGCACAGCATAGAGGCCCGCTCTGAGCTGGCAGCAGGGAAAGGCCATGGTAGGGCGCGGTACCAGGAGGAGGGCCAGTCAGACCGTGGCAGCAGTGATGGTGTGTCAGAGCAGGAGGCAGccatggagggagagacagagcagGTGGAGCTGATTGGGAAGGACGGCCAGGTGACTGACGTGCATGTGAAGCTGGAGAAGACAGACAGGCCCAGCTACTCGGACAGCTCCTCGGCAGGCGACGATGGCTACCACACAGAGCTGGTGGATGGAGAGCAGGTGCTGGCTGTCAGTGTTGGCTCCTACGGTCCCGTCATCCAGCCGGCCGGCTACACTTACTCAGGCCTGTCGTCCCCCTGCTTCGTGAGCCTCAGCAGCTCCAGCCCCTCCCGCTCCATGCTCAGTGGCTTCAGGGGCGGCCGGGCCAGAGCCAAGCGCCCCCCAGTGACCATCCCAGCAGAGATCCTGAGTCAGCTCAAACCAGGAAACACAGAGGACAGCAGTGAGGCAGTTTTGGGCCAAGCAGGTTTTGAGAACGATGTGCGAGAGCGGAGCCTGCGCAGCCAGTGGTACCCCTACAACGAGAGGCTAATCTGCATCTACTGCGGCAAGTCCTTCAATCAGAAGGGCAGCCTGGACCGCCACATGCGCCTGCACATGGGAATCACACCCTTCGTCTGCAAGTTCTGCGGCAAGAAGTACACGCGCAAAGACCAGCTGGAGTACCACATCCGTGGCCACACGGACAACAAGCCCTTCCACTGCCAGATCTGTGGCAAGTGCTTCCCCTTCCAGGGGACCCTCAACCAGCACCTGAGGAAGAAGCACTTGGGGGCCTCAGAGGGCCCCAACCATATGGACTCTCCAGAGAGGACGGAGGGTATCTCTGGTCAGAAAGACCCAGAGGATGCCTCAGAGGGGATGGCCTTTGAGACACAGTATACTGAGGAGGCTCCGGCCAACAACATGGAGGAGAGCTCAAAGTGCAGTCCTGAGGAAGCCGAGGCGTCCAGAAATGATTTTTAG